The following proteins are encoded in a genomic region of Pungitius pungitius chromosome 19, fPunPun2.1, whole genome shotgun sequence:
- the LOC119198519 gene encoding poly(U)-binding-splicing factor PUF60-like isoform X1 — translation MAVTETAGGEALTMENGQGTGSKLGLPPLTPEQQEALQRAKKYAMEQSIKSVLVKQTIAHQQQQLTNLQMAAVTMGFGDPLSPLQSVAAQRQRALAIMCRVYVGSIYYELGEDTIRQAFAPFGPIKSIDMSWDSVTMKHKGFAFVEYDVPEAAQLALEQMNSVMLGGRNIKVGRPSNIGQAQPIIDQLAEEARAFNRIYVASVHPDLSDDDIKSVFEAFGRIKSCTLARDPTTGRHRGFGFIEYEKPQSALDAVSSMNLFDLGGQYLRVGKAVTPPMPLLTPTTPGGLPPAAAVAAAAATAKITAQASMNPFQRDLMAFQEAVAGASVLGALAAPQLLSQQMGIPQAVMAAQAPGVITGVTPVRPPIPVLPQVGLVNPVLASPPVLSNHAGSANQLERKEEKEESLQDGTGQEMLSDQEHMSISGSSARHMVMQKLLRKSESTVMVLRNMVGPEDIDDDLEGEVTEECGKFGAVNRVIIYQEKQGEEEDADVIVKIFVEFSMASEMNKAIQALNDRWFGGRKVVAEVYDQDRFNSSDLSA, via the exons ATGGCGGTTACGGAGACTGCG GGAGGTGAAGCTCTGACAATGGAGAATGGACAGGGCACAGGCTCCAAGCTGGGCCTGCCGCCCCTCAccccagagcagcaggaggcacTTCAGAGG GCAAAGAAGTATGCCATGGAACAAAGCATTAAGAGTGTGTTGGTGAAACAAACTATTGCTCATCAGCAGCAACAGCTCACCAACCTGCAG ATGGCAGCAGTGACAATGGGCTTTGGAGATCCCCTCTCACCGTTACAATCG GTGGCAGCTCAGCGGCAGCGAGCCCTGGCCATCATGTGTCGGGTGTATGTGGGCTCCATATACTATGAGCTTGGTGAGGACACCATCAGACAGGCCTTTGCCCCTTTTGGCCCAATCAAGAGCATTGACATGTCTTGGGATTCTGTTACAATGAAACACAAG GGGTTCGCCTTTGTGGAGTATGATGTGCCCGAGGCTGCTCAGCTGGCTCTGGAGCAGATGAACTCAGTCATGCTGGGGGGGCGAAACATTAAG GTTGGGCGGCCAAGTAACATCGGTCAGGCGCAACCCATCATTGACCAACTGGCAGAGGAGGCGCGCGCCTTTAATCGGATCTACGTGGCATCAGTCCACCCCGACCTCTCAGACGATGACATCAAGAGTGTGTTTGAGGCCTTCGGAAGGATCAAGTCTTGCACGTTAGCCAGAGACCCCACCACAGGGCGACACCGAGGCTTTGGCTTCATCG AGTATGAAAAGCCTCAGTCAGCCCTGGACGCTGTTTCTTCTATGAACCTCTTTGACCTGGGGGGTCAGTACCTACGGGTGGGCAAAGCAGTGACCCCGCCCATGCCCCTACTGACCCCCACGACCCCCGGTGGTCTGCCGCCTGCTgcagcagtggctgcagcgGCAGCCACCGCTAAGATAACGGCCCAGGCAAGTATGAATCCCTTCCAAAGGGATTTAATGGCCTTCCAG GAGGCTGTAGCCGGTGCTTCAGTCCTGGGGGCGTTAGCCGCGCCCCAGCTTCTAAGTCAGCAAATGGGAATACCTCAGGCTGTTATGGCTGCCCAGGCACCAGGGGTCATCACAG GTGTGACGCCAGTGCGTCCTCCCATACCAGTGCTCCCCCAGGTTGGTCTTGTGAACCCTGTGCTCGCGTCGCCTCCAGTCCTGTCTAATCACGCTGGCAGCGCCAACCAActagagaggaaggaggagaaggaggaatcGCTGCAGGATGGAACAGGCCAGGAGATGCTGAGCGACCAAGAACACATGAGCATCTCGGGCAGCAGTGCCAGACACATGGTGATGCAGAAACTGCTCAGAAAATCAGAG TCCACGGTCATGGTGCTTAGAAATATGGTTGGCCCAGAGGACATTGACGACGATCTGGAGGGGGAGGTGACGGAAGAGTGTGGGAAGTTTGGCGCCGTCAACAGAGTCATCATATACCAAGAAAagcaaggagaagaagaggatgcAGATGTCATTGTCAAAATTTTTGTAGAGTTTTCAATGGCCTCAGAGATGAACAAAGCCATCCAGGCCCTCAACGACCGCTGGTTTGGAGGTCGCAAAGTAGTCGCAGAGGTGTATGACCAAGATCGCTTCAACAGCAGTGACCTCTCCGCTTAA
- the LOC119198519 gene encoding poly(U)-binding-splicing factor PUF60-like isoform X3 codes for MAVTETAGGEALTMENGQGTGSKLGLPPLTPEQQEALQRAKKYAMEQSIKSVLVKQTIAHQQQQLTNLQMAAVTMGFGDPLSPLQSVAAQRQRALAIMCRVYVGSIYYELGEDTIRQAFAPFGPIKSIDMSWDSVTMKHKGFAFVEYDVPEAAQLALEQMNSVMLGGRNIKVGRPSNIGQAQPIIDQLAEEARAFNRIYVASVHPDLSDDDIKSVFEAFGRIKSCTLARDPTTGRHRGFGFIEYEKPQSALDAVSSMNLFDLGGQYLRVGKAVTPPMPLLTPTTPGGLPPAAAVAAAAATAKITAQEAVAGASVLGALAAPQLLSQQMGIPQAVMAAQAPGVITGVTPVRPPIPVLPQVGLVNPVLASPPVLSNHAGSANQLERKEEKEESLQDGTGQEMLSDQEHMSISGSSARHMVMQKLLRKSESTVMVLRNMVGPEDIDDDLEGEVTEECGKFGAVNRVIIYQEKQGEEEDADVIVKIFVEFSMASEMNKAIQALNDRWFGGRKVVAEVYDQDRFNSSDLSA; via the exons ATGGCGGTTACGGAGACTGCG GGAGGTGAAGCTCTGACAATGGAGAATGGACAGGGCACAGGCTCCAAGCTGGGCCTGCCGCCCCTCAccccagagcagcaggaggcacTTCAGAGG GCAAAGAAGTATGCCATGGAACAAAGCATTAAGAGTGTGTTGGTGAAACAAACTATTGCTCATCAGCAGCAACAGCTCACCAACCTGCAG ATGGCAGCAGTGACAATGGGCTTTGGAGATCCCCTCTCACCGTTACAATCG GTGGCAGCTCAGCGGCAGCGAGCCCTGGCCATCATGTGTCGGGTGTATGTGGGCTCCATATACTATGAGCTTGGTGAGGACACCATCAGACAGGCCTTTGCCCCTTTTGGCCCAATCAAGAGCATTGACATGTCTTGGGATTCTGTTACAATGAAACACAAG GGGTTCGCCTTTGTGGAGTATGATGTGCCCGAGGCTGCTCAGCTGGCTCTGGAGCAGATGAACTCAGTCATGCTGGGGGGGCGAAACATTAAG GTTGGGCGGCCAAGTAACATCGGTCAGGCGCAACCCATCATTGACCAACTGGCAGAGGAGGCGCGCGCCTTTAATCGGATCTACGTGGCATCAGTCCACCCCGACCTCTCAGACGATGACATCAAGAGTGTGTTTGAGGCCTTCGGAAGGATCAAGTCTTGCACGTTAGCCAGAGACCCCACCACAGGGCGACACCGAGGCTTTGGCTTCATCG AGTATGAAAAGCCTCAGTCAGCCCTGGACGCTGTTTCTTCTATGAACCTCTTTGACCTGGGGGGTCAGTACCTACGGGTGGGCAAAGCAGTGACCCCGCCCATGCCCCTACTGACCCCCACGACCCCCGGTGGTCTGCCGCCTGCTgcagcagtggctgcagcgGCAGCCACCGCTAAGATAACGGCCCAG GAGGCTGTAGCCGGTGCTTCAGTCCTGGGGGCGTTAGCCGCGCCCCAGCTTCTAAGTCAGCAAATGGGAATACCTCAGGCTGTTATGGCTGCCCAGGCACCAGGGGTCATCACAG GTGTGACGCCAGTGCGTCCTCCCATACCAGTGCTCCCCCAGGTTGGTCTTGTGAACCCTGTGCTCGCGTCGCCTCCAGTCCTGTCTAATCACGCTGGCAGCGCCAACCAActagagaggaaggaggagaaggaggaatcGCTGCAGGATGGAACAGGCCAGGAGATGCTGAGCGACCAAGAACACATGAGCATCTCGGGCAGCAGTGCCAGACACATGGTGATGCAGAAACTGCTCAGAAAATCAGAG TCCACGGTCATGGTGCTTAGAAATATGGTTGGCCCAGAGGACATTGACGACGATCTGGAGGGGGAGGTGACGGAAGAGTGTGGGAAGTTTGGCGCCGTCAACAGAGTCATCATATACCAAGAAAagcaaggagaagaagaggatgcAGATGTCATTGTCAAAATTTTTGTAGAGTTTTCAATGGCCTCAGAGATGAACAAAGCCATCCAGGCCCTCAACGACCGCTGGTTTGGAGGTCGCAAAGTAGTCGCAGAGGTGTATGACCAAGATCGCTTCAACAGCAGTGACCTCTCCGCTTAA
- the LOC119198519 gene encoding poly(U)-binding-splicing factor PUF60-like isoform X2: MENGQGTGSKLGLPPLTPEQQEALQRAKKYAMEQSIKSVLVKQTIAHQQQQLTNLQMAAVTMGFGDPLSPLQSVAAQRQRALAIMCRVYVGSIYYELGEDTIRQAFAPFGPIKSIDMSWDSVTMKHKGFAFVEYDVPEAAQLALEQMNSVMLGGRNIKVGRPSNIGQAQPIIDQLAEEARAFNRIYVASVHPDLSDDDIKSVFEAFGRIKSCTLARDPTTGRHRGFGFIEYEKPQSALDAVSSMNLFDLGGQYLRVGKAVTPPMPLLTPTTPGGLPPAAAVAAAAATAKITAQASMNPFQRDLMAFQEAVAGASVLGALAAPQLLSQQMGIPQAVMAAQAPGVITGVTPVRPPIPVLPQVGLVNPVLASPPVLSNHAGSANQLERKEEKEESLQDGTGQEMLSDQEHMSISGSSARHMVMQKLLRKSESTVMVLRNMVGPEDIDDDLEGEVTEECGKFGAVNRVIIYQEKQGEEEDADVIVKIFVEFSMASEMNKAIQALNDRWFGGRKVVAEVYDQDRFNSSDLSA; this comes from the exons ATGGAGAATGGACAGGGCACAGGCTCCAAGCTGGGCCTGCCGCCCCTCAccccagagcagcaggaggcacTTCAGAGG GCAAAGAAGTATGCCATGGAACAAAGCATTAAGAGTGTGTTGGTGAAACAAACTATTGCTCATCAGCAGCAACAGCTCACCAACCTGCAG ATGGCAGCAGTGACAATGGGCTTTGGAGATCCCCTCTCACCGTTACAATCG GTGGCAGCTCAGCGGCAGCGAGCCCTGGCCATCATGTGTCGGGTGTATGTGGGCTCCATATACTATGAGCTTGGTGAGGACACCATCAGACAGGCCTTTGCCCCTTTTGGCCCAATCAAGAGCATTGACATGTCTTGGGATTCTGTTACAATGAAACACAAG GGGTTCGCCTTTGTGGAGTATGATGTGCCCGAGGCTGCTCAGCTGGCTCTGGAGCAGATGAACTCAGTCATGCTGGGGGGGCGAAACATTAAG GTTGGGCGGCCAAGTAACATCGGTCAGGCGCAACCCATCATTGACCAACTGGCAGAGGAGGCGCGCGCCTTTAATCGGATCTACGTGGCATCAGTCCACCCCGACCTCTCAGACGATGACATCAAGAGTGTGTTTGAGGCCTTCGGAAGGATCAAGTCTTGCACGTTAGCCAGAGACCCCACCACAGGGCGACACCGAGGCTTTGGCTTCATCG AGTATGAAAAGCCTCAGTCAGCCCTGGACGCTGTTTCTTCTATGAACCTCTTTGACCTGGGGGGTCAGTACCTACGGGTGGGCAAAGCAGTGACCCCGCCCATGCCCCTACTGACCCCCACGACCCCCGGTGGTCTGCCGCCTGCTgcagcagtggctgcagcgGCAGCCACCGCTAAGATAACGGCCCAGGCAAGTATGAATCCCTTCCAAAGGGATTTAATGGCCTTCCAG GAGGCTGTAGCCGGTGCTTCAGTCCTGGGGGCGTTAGCCGCGCCCCAGCTTCTAAGTCAGCAAATGGGAATACCTCAGGCTGTTATGGCTGCCCAGGCACCAGGGGTCATCACAG GTGTGACGCCAGTGCGTCCTCCCATACCAGTGCTCCCCCAGGTTGGTCTTGTGAACCCTGTGCTCGCGTCGCCTCCAGTCCTGTCTAATCACGCTGGCAGCGCCAACCAActagagaggaaggaggagaaggaggaatcGCTGCAGGATGGAACAGGCCAGGAGATGCTGAGCGACCAAGAACACATGAGCATCTCGGGCAGCAGTGCCAGACACATGGTGATGCAGAAACTGCTCAGAAAATCAGAG TCCACGGTCATGGTGCTTAGAAATATGGTTGGCCCAGAGGACATTGACGACGATCTGGAGGGGGAGGTGACGGAAGAGTGTGGGAAGTTTGGCGCCGTCAACAGAGTCATCATATACCAAGAAAagcaaggagaagaagaggatgcAGATGTCATTGTCAAAATTTTTGTAGAGTTTTCAATGGCCTCAGAGATGAACAAAGCCATCCAGGCCCTCAACGACCGCTGGTTTGGAGGTCGCAAAGTAGTCGCAGAGGTGTATGACCAAGATCGCTTCAACAGCAGTGACCTCTCCGCTTAA